A stretch of the Prosthecobacter debontii genome encodes the following:
- a CDS encoding phage capsid protein, producing the protein MPDTIPQHYTTEFSTNWIHRCQQTKARLDAFVIDENYEGERKRYDRLGAQESHERTERKGPTHIQDPGTDFRWAVRRSFELANLLDKDDAKNLGKLVLPTSDYVISHTNAYNRDKDIIAWSAAIDPALTGQLGTTPAALPSTQVITHGSNGLTVAKLRKANQIIQDGEVEDGAPRVLVVSPQQLADLLATVEATSKDFVAVQGLISGEIDTFMGFKFVKSTRLRKSGTTRTCVGWVKGAIRRTTGAMSSNISIRNDLSMATQIYSDWQLGATRIYDEGVVVIECTEPS; encoded by the coding sequence ATGCCTGATACCATTCCCCAGCATTACACCACCGAATTCAGCACGAACTGGATTCATCGGTGTCAACAGACCAAGGCCCGTCTCGATGCCTTTGTGATCGATGAAAACTACGAGGGCGAGCGCAAGCGCTACGACCGCCTCGGCGCCCAAGAGTCCCACGAACGCACGGAGCGCAAAGGGCCGACGCACATCCAAGACCCCGGCACGGATTTCCGCTGGGCGGTCCGCCGCAGCTTCGAGCTGGCGAACCTCCTGGACAAGGACGATGCCAAGAACTTGGGCAAGCTGGTGCTGCCGACCAGTGACTATGTCATCTCCCACACCAACGCCTACAACCGCGACAAGGACATCATCGCGTGGTCTGCGGCGATCGATCCGGCGCTGACGGGGCAACTCGGCACCACGCCTGCGGCCCTGCCATCCACCCAAGTGATCACCCACGGCAGCAACGGCCTCACGGTGGCGAAACTGCGCAAGGCGAATCAAATCATCCAAGACGGCGAGGTCGAAGACGGTGCCCCCCGCGTGCTGGTGGTCTCACCGCAACAGTTAGCGGACCTGCTGGCCACGGTGGAAGCCACGTCCAAAGACTTCGTGGCGGTGCAGGGGCTGATCTCGGGTGAGATCGATACCTTCATGGGCTTCAAGTTCGTGAAGAGCACCAGGCTGCGCAAGTCCGGCACCACCCGCACCTGTGTGGGCTGGGTGAAGGGGGCGATCCGCCGCACCACGGGAGCGATGTCTTCGAACATCAGCATCCGCAATGACCTGTCCATGGCCACTCAGATCTACAGCGATTGGCAGCTCGGTGCCACCCGCATCTATGACGAGGGCGTGGTGGTCATCGAGTGCACCGAGCCGTCCTAA